The Sulfolobus acidocaldarius DSM 639 genome has a window encoding:
- the twy1 gene encoding 4-demethylwyosine synthase TYW1 encodes MEGQLKIDTFSVIMKELEKEKYHVVGSHSVYKKCHWTHEALTTGRYCYKGKFYGIESHRCVQMSPSAAWCWFRCIHCWRLEPEDIGIEWDETKIPIEDEPEIIVERSIEEHKRAVSGYFGRNGVPKNKVIDAATPRHVAISLTGEPTLYNRIGELIKEYHRKGLTTFLVTSGVRPDILASLEEEPTQLFVSIQAPNYKKHKIMNRPIVPNSWELFLETLKILPSFSSPTVIRMTMIKGYNMSEEDAKDFAKLIELSQPTYIEVKSYMHVGPSTYRLTKDAMPKHNEIREFSKILANYTGYKIISEHVPSRILLLSRLDKPIQIGNAWTDKWNWSTKDTEDDMNGEYKEAEESCTEGGI; translated from the coding sequence ATGGAAGGACAATTAAAGATAGATACGTTTAGCGTAATTATGAAAGAGCTGGAGAAGGAGAAATATCATGTAGTGGGAAGCCACAGTGTGTATAAAAAATGTCATTGGACTCATGAAGCTTTGACTACTGGTAGATACTGCTATAAGGGTAAGTTCTATGGCATAGAAAGCCATAGATGTGTACAAATGTCTCCCTCTGCTGCATGGTGCTGGTTCAGATGTATACACTGCTGGAGATTGGAGCCTGAGGATATAGGTATTGAATGGGACGAGACTAAAATTCCGATAGAGGATGAACCTGAAATTATTGTGGAGAGATCAATAGAGGAACATAAGAGGGCAGTTTCAGGATACTTTGGAAGAAACGGTGTTCCTAAAAATAAAGTTATAGACGCAGCTACACCAAGGCATGTAGCAATTAGCCTCACTGGAGAACCTACTTTATACAATAGAATTGGAGAGCTAATTAAAGAGTATCATAGGAAAGGATTAACTACATTTCTAGTCACAAGTGGTGTAAGACCTGATATATTGGCAAGCTTGGAGGAGGAACCAACACAGCTTTTTGTATCAATACAGGCACCAAACTATAAAAAACATAAGATAATGAATAGACCTATAGTTCCTAATTCATGGGAACTGTTCTTAGAGACCCTTAAAATCCTTCCAAGTTTCAGCTCTCCAACAGTAATTAGAATGACAATGATAAAAGGGTATAACATGAGTGAGGAAGATGCAAAAGATTTCGCAAAACTTATTGAACTATCACAACCCACTTACATAGAAGTAAAATCTTATATGCATGTAGGACCCTCTACGTACAGATTAACAAAGGATGCTATGCCAAAACATAATGAAATCAGGGAGTTCTCTAAAATCTTAGCTAATTACACGGGTTATAAGATAATATCAGAACATGTTCCTAGTAGAATACTTTTACTGAGCAGGCTTGATAAACCAATCCAAATAGGAAATGCATGGACAGACAAGTGGAATTGGAGCACAAAGGACACAGAAGATGATATGAATGGAGAATATAAGGAAGCAGAAGAAAGTTGTACGGAGGGTGGAATTTGA
- a CDS encoding DUF120 domain-containing protein, which translates to MLNYTINKIIVQSEVAKSLGISQQTVSRKLKELEDSGIITRTLLKEGELIKLTDEGEKMLRECAESLVDLFAKNRIVKIKAKVTSGLGEGRIFVSLPYYMEAFNKFLGFQPYPGTLNAVIYDRISMENRLLLDLSRGILIPEHKEPNRVLGSVKAFPASINSVSPVAVVIPTRTTHPKSVVELLSPHKLREKLELEDGDEIEIEVYL; encoded by the coding sequence ATTTTAAATTATACTATAAACAAGATAATTGTACAATCCGAGGTTGCAAAGAGTCTAGGTATTTCACAACAGACGGTATCAAGAAAACTAAAGGAGTTAGAGGATAGTGGAATAATAACCAGAACATTACTTAAAGAAGGCGAATTGATAAAACTAACAGATGAGGGAGAAAAAATGCTTAGAGAATGTGCAGAATCTTTAGTAGACTTATTTGCAAAAAACAGGATAGTAAAAATAAAGGCAAAAGTCACTTCAGGACTTGGTGAAGGGAGAATATTTGTATCCCTTCCATATTACATGGAGGCATTCAATAAGTTTCTAGGATTTCAGCCTTATCCTGGCACGCTAAATGCCGTAATATACGATAGAATATCTATGGAGAACAGGCTTCTTTTAGATCTAAGTAGGGGTATTTTAATACCAGAGCATAAGGAACCAAATAGAGTTTTAGGGAGCGTTAAAGCATTTCCAGCATCCATAAATTCAGTTTCTCCTGTTGCTGTTGTAATCCCAACTAGAACCACCCACCCAAAGAGTGTTGTAGAATTATTATCTCCTCATAAACTTAGAGAGAAACTAGAATTAGAAGACGGAGACGAAATAGAAATAGAAGTTTATTTATGA
- a CDS encoding DUF357 domain-containing protein codes for MVDEIADRVRKYIQGMEDRLSKISPEIIQKYEKIYNLAKLYVEDAKYYLSVNDKVTALVDVVYAEGLLDAIIEMENLDIERQVSKRVFVAGTFDILHPGHIAFLREASKYGRVYVAVARDKNSEKIKGRKPINDENQRLEVIKSVKYVYDAFLGDEKDFLKSVERVKPNIIVLGPDQKVDEQKLIDDLKNRGVIVEKIVRIPSRINNWAHSSTSSIINEVLKRYCNST; via the coding sequence ATGGTTGATGAAATAGCTGATAGAGTGAGGAAATACATACAAGGAATGGAGGATAGGCTATCTAAGATATCGCCAGAAATTATACAGAAATATGAAAAAATATATAACTTAGCAAAGCTATATGTCGAAGATGCTAAGTATTATCTTAGTGTAAACGATAAAGTAACCGCATTGGTAGATGTGGTTTACGCAGAGGGTTTACTTGATGCGATAATCGAAATGGAGAACCTAGACATCGAGAGACAAGTATCTAAGAGGGTATTTGTAGCCGGTACTTTCGATATTTTACATCCTGGGCATATAGCTTTTCTACGTGAAGCGTCTAAGTATGGTAGAGTATATGTTGCAGTCGCGAGGGATAAAAACAGTGAAAAGATAAAGGGAAGAAAGCCAATAAATGACGAGAATCAGCGATTAGAAGTTATTAAAAGTGTAAAATACGTATATGATGCGTTTCTAGGGGATGAAAAAGATTTTCTAAAGAGTGTGGAAAGGGTTAAACCAAATATTATAGTTTTAGGACCAGATCAGAAGGTTGATGAACAAAAACTTATTGATGATCTTAAGAATAGAGGTGTTATAGTTGAAAAGATAGTTAGAATACCGTCAAGGATAAATAATTGGGCTCATTCGAGTACATCATCAATAATAAACGAGGTACTAAAAAGATATTGTAATTCAACTTAA
- the dph5 gene encoding diphthine synthase yields MGVLKLIGLGLSYKFITEIALNELRTSDVVYADTYTSLTCGDLISRLHQLGINPIPVGRDFIENNYKKILELLDQGKSVGIAVIGDPMIATTHISLVTEARTKGHQVSIIPGVSVHCYIISKSMLSSYKFGKSVTIISSTDYGKIDTTPYKVLKENLERNLHTIFYLEPNMSARDAVSLLLQMEKIEEQGIINEDSLIIVGQHLGCDDEEIVSLKIKEIAKYNLKSPPHIIIFPSKSLHYMEIEGLKWLMK; encoded by the coding sequence GTGGGTGTACTTAAGCTCATAGGTTTAGGGTTATCATATAAATTTATCACTGAAATAGCGTTGAATGAACTGAGAACCTCAGACGTTGTTTATGCAGATACTTATACTTCATTAACTTGTGGCGATCTAATAAGTAGATTGCATCAACTAGGTATAAATCCTATACCAGTTGGCAGAGATTTTATAGAGAATAACTACAAGAAAATATTAGAATTGTTAGATCAGGGTAAGAGTGTAGGAATTGCTGTTATAGGTGATCCAATGATAGCTACGACTCATATAAGTTTAGTTACTGAGGCTAGAACTAAAGGTCATCAGGTAAGTATAATTCCTGGCGTTTCAGTTCATTGCTATATTATTTCGAAAAGCATGTTATCATCGTACAAATTTGGTAAGTCGGTAACTATAATATCATCAACCGATTATGGCAAAATTGACACAACTCCTTACAAAGTGTTAAAGGAAAACTTGGAAAGAAACCTTCATACTATATTTTATTTAGAACCTAATATGAGTGCGAGGGATGCAGTTTCACTGCTTTTACAAATGGAAAAGATTGAAGAACAGGGGATAATTAATGAAGATTCACTTATCATAGTAGGTCAACATCTAGGATGTGATGATGAAGAAATAGTCAGCCTTAAAATTAAGGAAATAGCAAAATATAATCTAAAGTCCCCGCCACATATAATAATATTTCCTTCAAAATCCTTACATTATATGGAGATAGAGGGTCTAAAATGGTTGATGAAATAG
- a CDS encoding metallophosphoesterase — MISIFNDIYIAEDLPILYIKPLNAVILSDVHIGFEQEMANKGIYIPKVQKKRFLTIYRKALNYFKTNKLIINGDFKHTFNKITKQERDELTEILTELNENKIEVKIVKGNHDNYISAVTEKFSNVELVEDINVNDISIFHGHKRINMQENENKVYIIGHEHPRLSIKDRLGFARKLQCFLKVPLRNNSTVIVLPATGTYQSGNDVTLSHSTYMSPIMREHSILEKARPYVIVEGQGIMEFPELGLLKDIIHSMV; from the coding sequence ATGATAAGTATATTTAATGATATTTACATAGCTGAAGATTTACCTATACTTTATATTAAGCCACTTAATGCTGTAATATTATCTGATGTTCACATAGGCTTTGAGCAGGAGATGGCTAATAAGGGAATATACATTCCGAAGGTTCAGAAAAAAAGGTTCCTTACGATATATAGAAAAGCCTTAAACTACTTTAAAACAAATAAACTAATTATTAATGGAGATTTTAAGCACACATTTAACAAGATAACCAAGCAAGAAAGAGACGAATTAACGGAAATTCTTACTGAATTAAATGAAAACAAAATAGAAGTTAAAATAGTAAAGGGCAATCATGACAATTATATTTCAGCAGTAACAGAAAAATTCAGTAATGTGGAATTAGTTGAAGATATTAACGTTAATGATATATCAATATTTCATGGGCATAAGAGAATTAACATGCAGGAGAACGAAAATAAAGTATATATTATAGGTCATGAGCACCCACGATTAAGTATAAAAGATAGACTAGGATTTGCAAGAAAATTACAATGTTTCCTTAAAGTACCATTGAGAAATAACAGTACAGTTATAGTTTTACCCGCTACAGGTACCTATCAGTCAGGTAATGATGTTACCTTATCTCACTCCACTTATATGTCCCCTATTATGAGAGAACATTCTATTTTAGAAAAAGCACGACCTTACGTAATAGTGGAAGGGCAAGGTATTATGGAGTTTCCAGAACTAGGATTACTTAAAGATATTATTCACTCGATGGTTTAA
- a CDS encoding TATA-box-binding protein: protein MPYKAVVNIENIVATVTLDQTLDLYAMERSVPNVEYDPDQFPGLIFRLESPKITSLIFKSGKMVVTGAKSTDELIKAVKRIIKTLKKYGMQLTGKPKIQIQNIVASANLHVIVNLDKAAFLLENNMYEPEQFPGLIYRMDEPRVVLLIFSSGKMVITGAKREDEVHKAVKKIFDKLVELDCVKPVEEEELEF from the coding sequence ATCCCGTATAAAGCAGTCGTAAATATAGAGAATATCGTTGCCACAGTGACTTTGGATCAAACATTGGATTTATATGCGATGGAAAGAAGCGTACCAAACGTTGAATATGATCCTGATCAATTCCCAGGATTAATATTTAGGCTTGAATCTCCCAAGATAACCTCATTAATATTTAAATCAGGAAAAATGGTCGTTACTGGAGCTAAAAGTACAGATGAGCTAATAAAGGCTGTAAAACGAATTATAAAAACCCTTAAAAAATATGGAATGCAACTAACAGGAAAACCTAAGATACAAATACAAAACATAGTCGCATCAGCTAATCTGCACGTTATAGTTAACCTTGATAAAGCAGCATTCCTGCTAGAGAATAACATGTACGAACCAGAGCAGTTCCCAGGTCTAATATATAGAATGGATGAGCCCAGAGTTGTTCTATTAATTTTTAGCAGTGGTAAAATGGTTATTACAGGAGCTAAGAGAGAAGATGAAGTTCATAAGGCTGTTAAAAAAATATTCGATAAACTGGTAGAGTTAGATTGTGTAAAGCCCGTTGAAGAAGAAGAGTTAGAATTTTAA
- a CDS encoding DUF5622 domain-containing protein, translating to MLKHQKYVYVDIGDQKKFLKVRFLKSRSENNNPEAYVILDKISIKLPRNAKVIKYEDLPAEVKDKLKLKLSSSKK from the coding sequence ATGCTTAAGCATCAGAAATACGTGTACGTTGATATTGGAGATCAGAAAAAATTTTTGAAAGTTAGATTCCTGAAATCCAGGAGTGAAAATAACAATCCTGAGGCGTATGTAATATTAGACAAAATATCAATTAAATTACCTAGAAACGCTAAAGTAATAAAATATGAAGATTTACCTGCAGAAGTAAAGGATAAGTTAAAACTTAAGCTTTCTTCCTCTAAGAAGTAG
- a CDS encoding DUF373 family protein, translating into MDKLIVIYVDIDDDLGSIGISTPVIGQEEVAKAIRIAEEKIPTDSDLNTLLVAYNIYNKIRSEGSDVEIALISGSQKGSLESQLAFTEKLDMVIKAVNPTKAIIVYDSPEDAKAIPIIESRLQVAGIERVLVEQYRSVEETYVLLGRYIKKALSEPRFSKIFLGVPGVILLIIGLLSILNLTSYATPVVLIIIGAAFIIRGLRLDETVEELWKSSSIMVVVSIIFIFSVILGIVYGYSVFTTLKSYNLLGVLQVLFSIMPFLIFGIVVLFGGRAVTKLLDRNIRVWHDIYRIITTVVIYYMMVTIYKSIGSSLQVLQLQIIYSLSITTIVLIGIYILLILLEKYKFNNPSTTS; encoded by the coding sequence ATGGACAAACTAATAGTGATATACGTTGATATTGATGATGATCTAGGAAGTATTGGGATTTCTACACCAGTGATTGGCCAAGAGGAAGTAGCTAAGGCTATAAGAATAGCAGAAGAGAAAATACCGACAGATTCCGATCTTAATACGCTGTTAGTAGCCTATAATATATATAATAAGATTAGAAGTGAAGGCTCTGATGTAGAGATCGCGTTAATATCTGGGTCTCAAAAGGGTTCCTTAGAAAGCCAACTTGCATTTACGGAAAAGCTTGATATGGTAATAAAAGCTGTAAATCCTACTAAAGCTATTATAGTTTATGATAGCCCAGAGGATGCTAAAGCTATACCTATAATAGAATCTAGGTTGCAGGTTGCTGGAATAGAAAGAGTTCTAGTTGAGCAGTATAGATCTGTAGAGGAAACATATGTTTTATTGGGTAGATATATAAAAAAGGCTCTTTCTGAACCTCGATTTTCTAAGATATTTTTAGGTGTCCCCGGTGTAATTCTTCTGATAATAGGTCTTCTTTCAATACTAAATTTAACTTCATATGCGACGCCTGTCGTGCTAATTATCATAGGCGCTGCATTTATAATTAGAGGTTTAAGGTTAGACGAAACAGTAGAAGAGTTATGGAAAAGTTCTTCCATAATGGTTGTAGTTTCAATTATTTTTATATTTTCTGTGATATTGGGCATAGTTTACGGGTATTCTGTATTTACTACATTAAAGTCCTATAATTTATTAGGAGTTCTCCAGGTATTATTTTCTATTATGCCATTCTTGATATTCGGGATAGTAGTATTATTTGGAGGAAGAGCAGTAACTAAGCTTCTAGATAGAAATATAAGAGTATGGCATGATATTTATAGAATTATAACAACTGTAGTGATATATTATATGATGGTTACAATATATAAAAGTATAGGTAGTAGTCTTCAGGTATTGCAACTTCAAATAATTTATTCGTTATCTATAACCACAATAGTGCTGATAGGAATTTATATTCTATTAATATTATTAGAAAAATATAAATTTAATAATCCTTCAACTACTTCTTAG
- a CDS encoding coiled-coil protein produces the protein MSKATSSSEDEIQERYSKAVEELRKFKSEKLQLIDEVKKLKQKRREKVEKLKSIRQQLQQIREEIKSKINEITQLKSQRQNLIQIIGEIKKEFEELKNVTKVKDKLDPAAISRRIEQLEWRLQTSTLTLEEEKKIIIKIAELERKLEVAKKVAQIKEKNTENRAELLAKRVELSTIRQKMLELSQQIKSKKELLQKLKSERDVIQKELEDLNTKIQDLNKRIDELTAKVNEKGNEIGRIKEELKKRREEVRNMNVTDLYEQQLRSTINSEALENKRKQVEEKLKNNKRLSFDELLILYYNKDNSDGQTNSDIR, from the coding sequence ATGTCAAAAGCGACATCATCTTCAGAAGACGAAATTCAAGAAAGGTATTCTAAAGCTGTAGAAGAACTAAGGAAATTTAAATCAGAAAAATTACAGTTGATAGATGAGGTCAAGAAGCTTAAGCAAAAAAGAAGAGAGAAAGTAGAAAAACTAAAGTCTATTCGACAGCAGTTGCAACAAATAAGAGAAGAGATCAAATCTAAAATTAATGAAATAACCCAACTAAAGTCACAGAGACAGAATCTCATTCAAATTATAGGAGAAATTAAGAAAGAGTTTGAAGAACTAAAGAATGTTACGAAAGTAAAAGATAAGTTAGATCCTGCAGCCATAAGTAGAAGAATTGAGCAATTAGAATGGAGGCTTCAAACATCAACTCTCACTCTAGAGGAAGAGAAAAAAATAATAATTAAAATAGCTGAGCTGGAGAGGAAACTAGAAGTAGCGAAAAAGGTTGCACAGATTAAAGAGAAAAATACAGAAAATAGAGCAGAGTTATTGGCAAAGAGAGTTGAGCTGTCTACTATAAGGCAAAAGATGCTTGAATTAAGCCAACAGATAAAGAGTAAAAAGGAACTTCTTCAGAAACTTAAGTCTGAAAGAGATGTTATACAGAAAGAGCTTGAAGATCTAAACACTAAAATACAAGATTTGAACAAGAGAATTGACGAGCTAACAGCCAAGGTAAACGAGAAGGGAAATGAAATTGGTCGTATAAAAGAGGAATTAAAGAAAAGAAGGGAAGAAGTTAGAAATATGAACGTGACAGACTTATATGAGCAGCAATTAAGGAGTACAATAAACTCAGAAGCTTTGGAAAACAAGAGAAAACAGGTTGAAGAGAAGCTTAAAAACAATAAGAGACTTTCCTTTGATGAACTTTTAATCCTCTATTATAATAAGGATAATAGTGATGGACAAACTAATAGTGATATACGTTGA
- a CDS encoding Gar1/Naf1 family protein, producing the protein MKQIKLVEAGRFYKKTLKDKWIIFGNKQIDFSKQEYTGKVILDEKGNRVAKILDVIGNVKAPYILAYPLTKREPSGKLFIEIVEKGRRRR; encoded by the coding sequence GTGAAACAAATAAAGCTTGTTGAAGCTGGTCGGTTCTACAAAAAGACTCTAAAGGACAAATGGATAATTTTTGGAAATAAACAAATAGACTTTAGTAAACAAGAATATACAGGTAAGGTAATACTAGATGAAAAAGGGAATAGAGTAGCTAAAATTCTCGATGTAATTGGTAATGTTAAAGCTCCATATATATTGGCTTATCCATTAACAAAGAGAGAACCAAGTGGGAAATTATTTATAGAAATAGTGGAGAAAGGGAGGAGAAGAAGATGA
- a CDS encoding transcription initiation factor IIB, protein MKCKICGSESLIFDRERGIYVCINCASVDDEPLIDQGPEWRAYTTEDKVERERTGSPLTAKVHDFGITTKIGYTKIKDRIKVHKLRLMQNKIRVSARERKLVTYLSVLNSEASKLNLPEHVKETASILIRRLIEEGKAKRVEMYALIAAVIYYSCQVNRIPKLLNEIKTLYSLSQADLWKALEKVQEVAKSVKVKPNVTPIEYIPKITERLGLPAYVSTKASELVDIMYKNGLTSGKGYTALAAASVYLISTLMDVKKTQKEIADSLSITEVTIRNRYREIIKAFDIEVKL, encoded by the coding sequence ATGAAATGTAAAATCTGTGGCAGTGAGAGTCTTATCTTTGATAGAGAAAGAGGAATATATGTTTGTATTAATTGCGCATCTGTAGACGATGAACCACTAATAGATCAAGGACCAGAATGGAGAGCATATACTACCGAAGACAAAGTAGAAAGAGAAAGAACAGGTTCTCCTCTAACAGCCAAAGTACATGACTTTGGTATAACTACTAAAATAGGATATACTAAAATCAAAGACCGAATAAAAGTACATAAGCTAAGATTAATGCAAAATAAAATTAGAGTAAGTGCAAGAGAGAGGAAATTAGTTACTTATCTATCAGTCCTAAACAGTGAAGCATCGAAATTAAACTTGCCTGAACACGTTAAAGAAACCGCGTCAATACTAATAAGACGATTAATAGAAGAAGGTAAGGCTAAAAGGGTAGAAATGTATGCGTTAATAGCAGCGGTCATATACTATTCTTGCCAGGTAAATAGGATTCCCAAATTGCTTAATGAAATAAAAACACTCTATAGCTTATCACAGGCGGATTTATGGAAAGCTCTTGAGAAGGTACAAGAGGTTGCTAAGAGTGTCAAAGTAAAGCCGAACGTTACTCCGATAGAATATATTCCTAAAATAACAGAAAGATTGGGATTACCTGCATATGTCTCAACAAAGGCTTCAGAGTTAGTAGATATTATGTATAAAAACGGATTAACCAGCGGTAAAGGTTATACAGCACTTGCGGCTGCCAGTGTGTATCTTATAAGTACTTTAATGGATGTAAAGAAAACTCAAAAAGAAATAGCTGATAGTTTGAGCATAACAGAAGTAACAATAAGGAACAGATATAGAGAGATTATAAAGGCTTTTGACATAGAAGTAAAGCTTTGA
- a CDS encoding tRNA (guanine(26)-N(2))-dimethyltransferase, whose product MSLVEIIEGKARILIPNYKDYMKDGKFDPSWAPVFYNPKMILNRDLSVLAANVVKPKSLIDGLSATGVRGIRYGLEINGVEEIILNDIDSDAVELIKKNVKINDLESRAKIYNNNINSLLHEIKVDYVDIDPFGSPAPFLLSSFSAAKSKQYVAITATDLAALMCSSKTSARRKYGLICNKMSFSRELGLRGLISKAITEAAVVEKAVTPVFSFYNDYYYRVIFKVERGAKKVDRQLSKLVYYYECPKCGYRIESEYLQQMKCTNCNLVMQTYGPAYKESLVDYEFLNNMISELDKFSYFQTFSKLKSILLTIKDESKYSENYYRIDFLASLARVNVPRRDNVINCLVDASRTHLDPLGVKTSKNLDEIKECIKKLSSRNTS is encoded by the coding sequence ATGAGTCTAGTTGAAATAATTGAGGGAAAGGCTAGAATTTTAATTCCTAACTATAAAGATTATATGAAGGATGGAAAATTTGATCCCAGTTGGGCGCCAGTATTTTATAATCCTAAAATGATCTTAAATCGAGATTTAAGCGTATTAGCTGCTAATGTTGTTAAGCCTAAATCTTTAATTGATGGTCTTTCAGCAACCGGAGTAAGAGGAATAAGGTATGGTCTAGAAATTAATGGTGTAGAAGAGATAATATTAAATGATATAGACAGTGATGCAGTAGAGCTTATAAAGAAAAATGTTAAGATTAACGATCTAGAAAGTAGGGCTAAAATATATAATAATAACATCAACTCGTTGTTACATGAGATAAAAGTAGATTACGTAGATATTGACCCTTTCGGATCGCCTGCACCATTTTTGTTAAGCTCATTTAGTGCAGCGAAATCAAAACAATACGTTGCTATAACTGCTACAGATCTTGCGGCGCTTATGTGCAGTTCTAAAACCTCAGCCAGAAGAAAGTATGGACTAATATGTAATAAAATGAGTTTTTCGCGTGAGTTAGGTCTTAGAGGACTAATATCTAAGGCAATAACAGAAGCAGCAGTGGTTGAAAAGGCTGTTACCCCAGTTTTTTCCTTTTATAATGACTATTATTACCGGGTTATTTTCAAGGTGGAACGTGGAGCAAAAAAGGTAGATAGGCAACTTTCGAAGCTCGTGTATTATTATGAATGTCCTAAATGTGGATATAGGATTGAAAGTGAATATTTGCAGCAAATGAAATGTACGAATTGCAATTTAGTTATGCAGACTTATGGTCCAGCGTATAAAGAATCACTAGTAGATTATGAGTTTTTAAATAATATGATTTCGGAACTAGACAAATTTAGTTATTTTCAGACATTTAGTAAACTCAAATCTATTTTATTAACCATTAAAGATGAAAGTAAGTATAGCGAAAATTATTATAGAATAGATTTTCTAGCCTCCTTGGCTAGAGTTAATGTTCCACGGAGAGATAATGTTATTAATTGTTTAGTCGATGCATCAAGAACACACTTAGATCCTTTAGGAGTTAAAACAAGTAAAAACTTGGATGAGATTAAAGAGTGTATTAAGAAGTTATCCAGCAGAAACACTAGTTAA
- a CDS encoding helix-turn-helix domain-containing protein produces the protein MVTISDVANLLSRNTINYSIIDYPEKKKSIDIITEEQNDKRRILVLKINNSTSDRRNFRILFDLKKISEVTESLPLIIDDNIEDDVVSEKDGVFSMNLYTLERSLRGEKIFLLKTRGGIFVRVDSKKLREKREEKNMSLGELSQRLGVSRISVYDYEKEDSYVSIEVAEKLIEIFGDEVIGDIIKDYDSNTKKKKELQSDYNEEVKILEKLDRVLSDANYKTVKFNFTAIDMAAIKGSEKLIFCTEVNTLANSLKKFNEANKIASKINAKLLVIAKSSKTSKVYEKENFNVYIYNDIDKVVDESS, from the coding sequence ATGGTTACTATTTCTGATGTGGCAAATTTGCTGAGTAGGAATACAATAAATTATTCAATAATAGATTATCCTGAGAAGAAGAAATCAATAGATATAATAACTGAAGAGCAAAATGATAAAAGAAGAATTCTAGTACTTAAAATAAATAATTCTACTAGTGATAGAAGAAATTTTAGAATTCTCTTTGATCTGAAGAAAATCTCAGAGGTAACCGAAAGCCTTCCTTTAATAATAGATGATAACATTGAGGACGATGTTGTATCTGAAAAAGATGGAGTATTCAGTATGAATCTCTATACCCTGGAAAGATCTTTAAGGGGAGAGAAAATATTCTTGCTTAAAACTAGAGGAGGAATATTTGTCAGAGTGGATTCTAAGAAATTGAGAGAAAAAAGAGAAGAGAAGAACATGAGCTTAGGAGAGTTATCTCAGAGATTAGGAGTATCTAGGATATCTGTCTATGATTACGAGAAAGAGGACTCATATGTTTCTATTGAAGTAGCTGAGAAGCTGATTGAGATTTTTGGGGATGAGGTTATAGGTGATATAATCAAAGATTATGATAGCAATACAAAAAAGAAAAAGGAGTTACAATCTGACTATAATGAAGAAGTAAAGATATTGGAGAAATTAGACAGAGTATTATCTGATGCCAATTATAAGACCGTGAAATTCAACTTTACTGCAATAGACATGGCTGCAATTAAGGGTTCTGAGAAACTTATCTTTTGTACTGAGGTTAATACACTAGCTAATTCATTAAAGAAATTTAATGAAGCCAATAAAATAGCCTCTAAAATTAATGCAAAGTTGCTAGTTATAGCTAAGTCTTCTAAAACCTCTAAGGTATATGAAAAGGAGAATTTTAATGTGTATATTTATAACGATATAGATAAGGTCGTAGATGAGTCTAGTTGA
- a CDS encoding DUF61 family protein, translating into MIDKVFDLGFKSLLSYYPDEFVTLKDALNGKLSIRLKSKDLRHRFDKLEVEKLSQVLPIYLWDLVKLPFIVVKTLNTGEYAVSGSQWEVRSLSIILQKEIKNTFLSTGDVEKLIKEYKSLIFITISSVGNIITEEGRDGYYF; encoded by the coding sequence ATGATAGATAAGGTTTTTGATCTTGGCTTCAAAAGCTTACTTTCTTATTATCCTGATGAATTTGTTACCTTAAAAGACGCATTGAACGGCAAACTCAGCATAAGATTAAAAAGTAAAGATTTGAGACATAGGTTTGATAAGTTAGAAGTTGAAAAATTATCACAAGTTCTTCCTATATACTTATGGGATTTAGTCAAATTGCCATTCATTGTTGTTAAGACTTTAAATACTGGAGAGTATGCGGTAAGTGGAAGTCAGTGGGAAGTGAGGTCTTTATCTATTATATTACAAAAAGAAATCAAAAATACTTTTTTAAGCACAGGTGATGTGGAAAAACTTATAAAAGAATATAAGTCACTGATATTCATAACAATAAGTAGTGTAGGAAATATTATAACAGAGGAAGGCAGGGATGGTTACTATTTCTGA